CTTCCTTAATTGTTCTTTTTCCATCTCCTTTTCCACGATGTACAACAGCAGTGTTTCTTCACCATTTTCTGGTAGCATTCGCGGGCCAATTGTTGGTCTCCCCATACTGTCCCAATCCCTTTAGGTATATGGAATTTCAAGCATATGTGTTCCATTGACATGATTCCTCCAATGTTAACTAACTCGGGTTTCTAAAGGATAACGTTATGGGCACACACCATTCGCACAACAACGAAGTCCATTTCCTTTTCTCGGATGTTTGGTGGAGTGCCTAATTCCACGGGTAACCGTATTCATCCTTCGGTCTCGATGGTGTCCCCGGTGAAGGCGAGCAAAGTCCTAATTGATCAGAGTTGATCCTGGGTGAAACCTAACTTCATAAATATGTCATGATACATATAACATTTGCACTGTTCATCATGTCTATTAGAAATCGTTTTACCAGAATCCCGCTGATTCCtatcgatataactatagtgtCATTGGATAAGGCCCCTCTACTCGGGAGGTCACTATCCGAGAAAGTGATAGTTTATCGCCGCGGCTTCTTCGAGACATGTGTTTATTCTATAAACCCtacatatttttcttcttcctccatcgGTCGCCATCCCCCAAAAATTACGTTTATCACTAAGCGCTTAGCTTTGTCCTCGACTTTCTTCATGGGTTTCTCTTTGGCGGGGTTCGGATAATCAGATGGTTTAGCTGTTCCCTGCTTCCACACATTTTCAATATGCATAATATTCTAATCTATGAAATTTCCCAACTGACCTGATTGGATTAGGGCCTCTATTTCCATCCTCCATGTTTGGCACTCATCTGTGCTATGTCCATATCAACGGTAGAATCAACAATATGTCTACCAGTCAGAGGCCATAATGTCTCAACCGTGCTAGTCGGGGGCATTATCCATTTGACATTCCTCGGCGAACGCACGTATTTCATTGGGTCGTGCTTTGATGGGAGGTGAGAAGGACCATGTGCAGTGCCCTTAAGAGGGCACGAGGTGCCCACGATGGGGGTTCCTTGTGTAATCCTATTGGGTTCTAGGGTCTGACCTCGACTATGGGGTTCTTTTCTATTTGCTGGCTCAACCCTTTTCTGTTAGCCAGCTCCTCGGCTCGGGGTTTTTTCGAGAGTGTTTCTTTCCCACACCCCTTGAGTCAATTTGCTTCTTCTACCTCTGCATACTTGTCAATTTTTGCCACAAGAGTGGCATAGGTGCTCGGGTTTTGCGCCTAAGACTTTTATAAAGTTCTCCAGCCCTTAGGCGTATACCAACATGACGATAACCATTTTGTCATCTATATCCTCTATGTCTGCTTCTTCTGCTCTCCAGAGGGCTAACAAGTCCATCAAAGATTCCCCTATGCATTGTTTTACAGTTTTGAGATGTGTAAAGTGTTTCCAACCTTTTTTTTCATCTCATGAAATGGGTGATAGGTTTTATTGCTAGGTTGTGGAAGGAATCAACGGTGTTTCCCTTAAGACCTGTGAACCAATGTTGTGCTTGACCCGACAAGGTTGAAAAGAAGGTTCTACACATCACGCTTCTGAAGACGTACCCCATCAGCATCATAGTGGTTTGATAATATGTTCTTGCGGCTCACCCAAGCCATTGAATCGCTTGATACTTGGAGGTTTGAAATTGGCAGGAAGGGGTTCTCCCGTAATTCTTCGAATGAAGGGTGTGGTTACCGATATCTTAGGCATTTCCTGGAGGTTACCTCACTTCTTCCATTGGAGTAACTCTTCGATTTTAGTGTCTATCCTTTTTGCCCATTAATCGCCATCGGGGTGTTGTACTTGCTTTCACCTTCGAATTCATTGGAGGGTCTGGGGGATTCCCTAGGGAATTTGTTTCCTACAACCCATTCAAACCCTTGATCCTGAGGTGTTGGGGGAGCCCTCCTGCCCTCCTACGCTATGTTCAGCTTGAGGCGAGCCCTGCTTCGTGCCCGAGTTGCCAGGAAACAACGCTATGGGTTTCCGTCTTGGGGCCTGCCTATGGCAACCCTGTGATATGTCGGCTCCTCTACCAGCTCCTCTACGAACAACATCGGCTGGAACACTCCATGTTCTAAAGGGGAAGAGGTGGGACTCGCCTACCTTGCACATCCTTTTCGGCCCCACAGGAGTTTGGTGGATACACCCTTTGGGATCCGGTCATTCCGGAGTACTTGGGCTTAAATGGAAATGGGTAAAGACTAGGAATGTATGCTTTTCGTAACGATCACCACAGACGGTGCCAATGATAGTTTTATCAGGACCGAGTCCACCATAAACTTGGTACATGAATGTAAGGGAGTAAAAGAATAATAAACTTTATTACTCGGGCGTGAGacccaataaaatatatacaaaaaaccCAAAGCACCGGCCCATGGGCTACACAGAACTAAAGATGTTACCCACAAGACTTGAACCCTAGTGACCCAACATGGAGGAGAAGACCATACCACTTGACTAGAAGACTCttaggggcgtttggttcacggaatgttagattacctaagggaatgttagattgctgggaatgttagataactgggaatgttagattcctgtgtttggtttaaaattgaagtaggtaaataagacaacggaaataagataaattgattaaaatgccaaaagctcaatattaggaataagataagggaatgtgagattacctaagaaatcgggatgtatctcacattcccttccaatagctaaaaacttcatcgggaggttatgttacattccttgagaatcttacataacttgaaccaaacatgggaatcttatattaccaagcaaatataaccttagttatcttatataacttgaaccaaacgccctaGTGTCTTCAGGTCTGTCACATACAGACCAGAActcccacccccccccccccccccccccccNNtcccccccccccccccccccaccaccaaattttattactttttaaaaatttatgtactattatttttaaaaaaattattattgcaaTATGACTATGATTTTATCATTGAGTACTAATATTGAGCACTTATTCCTTGCATAATATGTTGAAAAGACTAGTAGATAGATAAGTTTGGTGGAAGTTtgtaagtaataataataatgattgtaAATTGAGTTAcctgtatttttattttaaaaaaaaaatctagaaatGAGAACAAAAcgtgttttctaaactttttgttagatttgaaaatgaaaaacaatgctaaagaattatttttttatttttatttttatttttcaggaaaatgaaaaatatatattctagaaATCAAACGTGCCCCACCgaatttttcaacaaaattgttCCTTCAAAACATACTCCTTGAAATTACGTatacattttcaagaaaattttagaGATTCTCATACTTGTTAGATATTAAACACATCACAGTACACTTTTTCTCTATGTGGAttcaagtttaatttaatttccttcTCCTTActcaaaattgttatatttttttaatatattaattaatgcaATTAACCAAATATGATGATGTTTTGGCCTGGGATTGCTGAAACTAACAAATTTGAAATATGATAATTTAACAATAGTTTTTGTGGTACCTGGAGAGTTAGCAGGACATTGTTGTGGCTGATGGTGAGGGAGTAAAGGTCATTTTGGTATTGTTGGCGAAATATATTCACCTTTGACCTAACAGACTGGATCTTACTCGCACAATATTTGACATTATTTCTTCTATACTGTTGTGGTAACAAAAACCatgtgaggattttgttttcagAGACCATCTTCAGAACGCAGTATATGCGAGCCGCATCCAGGGCTTCATTCACAATAGTTTGGAAGTTTTTGAGCATCAAAACATCGACAGATGCAATTGGGTTCTTGTAAGCTTCCTGGAGCCTGACATTAAACATTTGGATATCGAAGCTCACATCCTTTAACTCTGAATATAAGCCACGAGGCGCACCATTCCACTCACTACTGAACTGTACAAAATCAACCAGATCTTTTAGAGCTTCCTCTGTCATTGTGTCCGTGCCTGCAGTTATTGGTCCCTTTCCCTGAAGAATTAATGACCCATTTGGTTGGGTGTAATTTGCCTGTAATAGAATTTGAATTCAATGAATTGTCCAATTAcgtcgtttggttggagggaattgaaattccatcGAATTATAATTCACTCCAAATGTTGAGTTGCAATTTGGTGTTCAAGACTCAAGAGGGGCAAAATTGTTAGTGTGAAGACCATTTTGTCCGTTCAATAATACTctctgtctttttttttttttttttttatcattattattattattattattattattattattacacaagggcATTTCAGTCATTGTATCACTTATTCCCTTTTAATTCTCTATAATCATattcatgtataccaaacactgtaatttgaattcatattttattcctACGTTATTCTTTtttcaccgaattacaattcctttccctCTCCCTCCCCCActttaaagggaaaaaaattctcactttaaaaataattgaagggacaaattaaatgtaataacaTTAATAACTCAGGGTGAAAAAAATGCTATAAGCTTATAATTCAGGTAGAAAAAGtatcattttcccttttatgttttaaaatacgACTAAGAAATTATTTTCCTTTCAATATTCTCCCCCCATCCCATTTATATCTCTGGTTTAGTTAATAGTGTTTCTCTGAAGTTATTAAAAGTTAATTCTTCACAAtattaaatttgttattattaatatataagatttatatttttaaaaattatattaaaagtattatttaaaacataaaagttaaattaaaaaataatataaaaatattaaaaataaataatgaattatgAGTTAGTTTGACGAATGAATGTGaaacaaaataagtaaaatgtatttataatCATTGAACTGGATGTCCATGAATCAACATATAACATAAGATTAAAgaattgacaaaaataataaatgggGAAGACAGTGAATTACCATTTTAGAGGTTATGAGGAGCTGGAGCTGGAATCCACAGTTTTTGAGCTTTTCTTTGACCTCTTTCGCAGACTGAACTGTACTTTCACTCGTGTGAAACAATTCCATCACCTCAAGAGTATGAACATTAGCAAAAGCTTCTGGAATTTCTTGTAGGGAGCTACAGTTTCGAAGGACTAAACTTCGTAAAGATGGGAAGCTATTCTCAGTGGCTTTCCAAGTTACTAAGTTCGTCCTTCCAATACGCAAGTATTGAAGCCgtttgaaaacaatttttttcttcGTTAGATCACAATCCTCTCCCTTGAATGCATAGTCATCCAACTTGAGTACCTCAAGCTCCTCCAACAACCCCAATACTCTTATATCTTTCCACTCAAATAGTGTGCCGGAGAAGCTCAACTTTTTAAGTCTAGGTGCATGCACGATACTCTCTGGGAGTGTTAACACTTTATCACACTGGCCATAGAGTTTCAAGTTTTCAAGGCATTTTAGCATTTCGAATGGGAAACTTATTTCCCCTGACTTCTGAAATTTTGATAAATCTCCACGAACACCTAATTTTTGGAGATTAGGGGTATTCCAAAAGATAAGCAATGTGCAGCTTGCTGGTGATATTGTAGAAAGTGTGCGGATGTCTTTTCTTCCAGCTTTAGTTGTGCTTCTTTTTGGAGGAAAGGGTAATTGCAGAGAGGTATTGGTGCGTACATGCCTTAACTTTTCCATGTTCCATATGCCTTCCTCAATTTTTAGTGATCTTGATGTGGTTTCGATCACTAAAGTCTCCAATCCACGAagatttttgaatgatttggGGAGGGAATTGAGATTGCTTTTGATAGCAAGATATCTAAGGAGATGTAAGTTGTAAAGCTCATCCGGTTGGAACTTATCACCAAACTCGATGGAGAATTCAATGTTCAACACTCTAAGAAGTGGAAAGGTGTTTGGGATTGTTGCTAATTGGTCTTTTGTAAAAGAAGTCTCACCCTTTTGTGaggaaaacaacaacaaagaatGGATATGTTTGCCAAATGGGAATAAACTCCCCTTTTGGTTGTAGGATTTGATGAGGACATCAAATTTGTTGTCATTAAAGGAGTGGAAACAAAGACGACGAGTTGAAGAAATATTCTCATGAggagttgaagaagaagaagtattCTCATCATCATCTAACCTTTGCCCCTCATCCACTACATGGAATAAATTTATCCTTGCAGCTTCATTTTTGCAAAACTCATGAAATGTGTTGTGGATACAACAAGTTTTTATTTGTCCATTTCTTCTTCGTTTTTCCACCATCACAAGATTTCTATCCACAAgatcattcaaatatttttgagcttcaacTTCTGCCTCTAAAGCATACCCTTGCTCATCTATTGTTGGAATGAATTCTTCAGCAATCCACAAACGAATCAACTTCCAAACAACAATCTCATGTCCTATGGGAAAACAAGCAAAATATAGGAAGCAATTTTTCAACTTCTCATCGGACAAATCATTGTAAGTCATTTTTACTCTGTCTCGGTAGATTTGACCTTCTCGATTAATTTCTAAAAATGGATTTTCAGCAACCCGTTGCCAATCAACAATATTCCTACGTTGACGTAGCATACCACCTACCGCTACTAGAGCTAAAGGTAATCCATTGCATTTATTTGCTATTTCTTTCCCCACGTTTTCTAATACTTCGTCATTGCATCCCTCTTTaccaaaaacattatttttcaataGCAACCAACCTTCCTCATTGCTTAACTTTTCTAAATTATGATATTTCCAGTAAGAATCAACTACATTGCCATATGGGGAAGTCACCAGGACCCTACTTCCTTTCAAGTTTGTAGGGAATACAACTTTAAAAGAATCCCAATCTTCTTTTTTTCGTACATCATCCAATACAACAAAGTACTTTTCATCCTTTAGAAGTTCACATATTTCACCGTGCCAACCCTTCTTCAGTCATCGTGCTAATGTCTTCTCTACTATTGGTAATTTGATAGATGATGTCaatgaatttttgttttctatcaAAACCTTGTGAAACATTAACCCAAATGCACTTGTTGAAATTTTCGGGAATGCATTTTTGCTCTTCGAAAATCATCGAGGCAAGTATAGTTTTTCCAGATCCAGTTATCCCCACAATTGGGATGACAATAAAATTATCGGGTGCCTCTATAAAACCCTTTATGGTGTTCATATCATTTTCAAATCCAAATACCTTGTCTTTCTCTACTGTTGGTCGAACCTAAATAATTGAAAAAGGCCGGATCATTAAAAATCTATACCAACCAAGGGCTAATTAAGGtgataaatacaaatattcaatTAAGTTCACTTCCAAATCATTATTAGTATGTACAGTGTACTCTTCAAATGCTCAAACCATCTTTTTATTTGATCAAGTTATAATTTCTCTtttgaacaatatatatatgcatgcaattCATTTTTTAACCTACCCATGAATTCAAGTACTATAATTGATTTGCCAAACACCTTAATTAAGGTTAGGTGGCatctttataattttctttaagaAAAAATTACAGAGTGGAATCGTGTTTGTGGTCTATTGACTCTTTGAGTTACAATAGATAAAGAAAGTATGTTCAtactacattaaaaaaaaaaaaaaaaaaaaactgtaactcatttttagtaaaataatgAAAACCTATCCTTTCATTCaaaacatattaatataatgGAAGTAGGTCATAAATAACACACCCGTTATTGTCTAGCTTAGCTTTTTGCTATAAGCATTCCCAATAGGGATTTTAGCTCAgttttttaggaagaaaaaattagATGTTGATTTTTACATTAATGGGGAAGGTGGTTTTAACTTGATTTTTTATAATGCAAGGACCTCATTTTTATTGAGTCCACATGGAAAAATCATAGGTTAAAAAGTAGCTGAGAGGTctctctctcaaaaaaaaagtagctgAGAGGCGTGTGTTGTCGGCGTTGAGCACATTATTCGCGCCCAGCATGGCACATGCGCGTAAACCAGgcattcaacttttttttttttgtcaaatttcttttttctttttccttttttctctcCCTCCTCTCCCCTAGTTGGCACTTCAAAAACCTCACAAAAAGTGCAGAGAAGGGTTCCCTGTAGTTGTGCGGGTGAtctattctttcttcttttttttttttttttttaatttaaattgatgCACTTTAAGTTTCTAATCTAATCACCTTAAGCTAGATTAACATAAAAAtgactttgtagagaaaatctataaaaaaaatattgtttgtgttttggaatttaaaaaaaaaaacgcaccttaagaaggaaaacaatgcaTCTTAACTAAGAAGGGAAACAATGCACATTAagaaaaaccacacacctaaagcctTAGGCAAGCGCACCTTAAGTCTCAACAACTGACGCATCTTAAGGACACAAACCacacatcttaagaaggaaaattacgcaccttaattaagaaggaaaaccacgcacctaaggttttagaCTGGCGTACTTCAGTTTCAaaaactaacgcaccttaagcacaaaaatcacgcaccttaagaaggaaaaccacgcacctaaagctttagaccgacgcacttaagtttcaacaactaattaACGCACATTAAGAACAAAAAATCGCGCACCTGaagtttgacccatatgaaaaatgaccaaattgccactgaatatttttttaaacattgttaatcctgaacgttgattttgacaagatcaatggtTCTCCTatcaccgcacaaccgcacctgagCATCCCAACCGCATTTGaaccgtattatatatatatatatatatatatatatatatatatagggtatgaCATATATAAGTCTGGTCTGTGTAGATTTATAGGCTTTGAAATGGGCCCAAGCCTTTCCTTTTTACTAAACAAGACAAGCCTAACTAGAGCTTAATTAGGCCAGGGTGACTTGACCTATTCCATCCTTAAACACACCCCACATGTACAATTCAGTTCTTCTATCTACTAGAAATCTCAAGCCTTCCTTTTCTACAACTAACACTTAACGCATAATATATGCTATTTTTGGCAAACCTAGTTGAAAAGGTATTTGAAAGCTGAAATGTAGCTGAAAGCttaaaagctataagctcgaagttgaaatctgaagagttgttaaattagctgttatgcttaaaagtgtttggtaaaattagctttttgataagctcataagtcataaatatatttttgaaaactcATAAGTCATAAATATAAAAAGGCTAATTTAGagtgaaattaatatattttaataaaatgttattttgagaacattaccaaacagagcttatagcttattagtagcatAAAATAacctataagctcctaaataagctctaccaaatTAAACAGAGTCTATAATATGCCAACTTACCCATCAATATAATTATCCCATGATGATAAAGTATTTTAATTGcttaaacaaataattaaatttgaaatataatagGAGGATAACTGTACTTATGCATGGTACGTACCTGGAGAGTTAGCAGACCCTTGTTTTGTTCATTGATTTTATACGTCATGAGGTGTAGAAGTTCTTTTCCGTGGTCTTGCCGAATCTTTGCCAGCTTAGCCCTTATGGACTGGATCTCACTCGCAAAATCCTTGATCTTTCCACAAAATGGAATCTTATCCAAAGATTTTGAGAAGACATTGTCTACATGCTTCCCCTTCAGTGCAAGGTAGTCGGCAATCGTATCCTGGGCTTCATTCACAACAGTTCCGAATTTTTTGACAACAACTCTCAAAACCTGGTGATCATTGGCCCATGAGTTCTTGGAAGCTTCTATAAGCCTGGCGCTAAAGGTTTGGATGTCGGAGGTGAGATCCTTAATCTCAGAATCTATGCCACGAACCAACTTCACGTTGTATGCTACAGTTTGGACCAACGCGTTTACTCCCTGGGCTACCTGATCCTCTAGAACTTTGTCCACCACTATCGTCATTGCTCTCAgcagctctctctctctctctctatgtcTCACAGTGATCGAAGATATTGGAAATGCAATTATGCAAGTGATTTGTGAGAGGTGCAAATTCTATTCTTCCAGAGATATATATTTAGAGCAGAGCAGATACGATAAGATCTGAATGCGGATATGTGAGAGGTGCGAATCATCGTCATTTGTCTGGTTGCTACAACTTGCGCCAGTTGCTCTAGCTAGTAGACTGATTGTTGGAGACTTGGAGCCTACCTCTCATGACTCTTCCTTCACATGCATCTTTTCTGCATTCTGATtaggtataatataataaaagctCTTTGTAAGTATTTGGTTGGTAATTATATTTGCACTTACTCATAATTTATCACACACGAACCAATGTAGCTTGTGACAAAAAGGTGGTATGAAATTGTCCACTTTAGACGCCCTTACATATTGGGCCGATAGTTATACtatgacaaattatatcatggaacagaatctaccttgcattgtagactaTGGTTCAAAAATAACCTTTCAGATTCTGtatgtatttgtagttaacACATTCTTCATCGGTTGATAGTTTCTATACCTGTAGcattattaattaaacaaattaataaggaaaattaaaacaaactaATTTAGACAAAAACTTCTACGAAATTGTCACATGCATCTTGATCTATTAGATGTATCTCAAATAAATGTATGCAAGTTTAAAATAGGGGGGGAGGGGAAATTATTGAATACTAAATTTATATTGCCGgccaatttttatcaattttggtcactctggCCAAAATTGCCGACCAAATCTCACAGgaaaaatttaattagtcaattattctttaattttaggGACACTTTCGTCTTTGTATGTGTGGTCGAAAAAGCATTGCGACCGCCGACCGTCCCTTGCCGGAGAAGACGATAGAGAGTGCTTTGTTCTCCGGCGGCACAAGGGCAACACGAGTGACGTTGATGGAGAACAAAGCACGGTACTCTCTATCGTCTTCACCGGCAAGGGACGGTTGGCGGTGGCGGTGCTTTTTCGGGCACACATTAAAAGATAAAGTTGCCTGCTGAAATTAAAGATTAATTgtccaattaaaatttttcGGTAAAATTTGACTGGCGATTTGCTCGAAGTAATCacaattgataaaaattgaatagttaatgTACTAaagtaacaattttaaaaatcgtggattgcaattaatAAGACCCCTATAATCACAGgatcaaaattgaaatttactcatcctaaaattaaaaagtatacaaaaattcataactttttgaataccacatgacttttaaaaactctttaaaaatcctAATCGAATATCActcaacttttaaaaactcttaaTTGAATACTCATGACTTTTATAAAAACtccctaaaaatttaaattgaataactctaaacttttaaagtttataaaaatatatgaaggTCAAGATTGGATACAACCCTCAGATGAagaccactttttttttttttctcgttgTTTAATCGAACGGATCGGAGAAGGTGGCcgaattttgtttttcaattatttCGTCAAAGGGAGAAGGTTGTCATCTTTGACAATGGACTTAAAATATTCTACAtgctttttaataaataaattatggtATGTAGAATATTTTAAGTCCATTGTATTAGGCAAGTAATTTAGGTGGGGCCTCAAGTCACAATGTCAATAGCTAGCCATCATCATTATTCATTTGTCTTGTTACAACAACGTGCATGCACCAGTTGCTCAATTACTTGAGCAAgtcattttttaatgtttgtgtTAGAAAAgattttatactatatataaagaATCAGTCCAAATCTACATATTTTAACAATTAATGTTGCTACAACTTGCGCCAGTTGCTCTAGTACACTGATTATATTGTTTGAGAATTGGAGCCTACATCTCATGAGTCCTTCCATCACATGCATCTTTTCTGCATTCTGATTAGGCACAATAAAGGCTCTTTGAAAAGTCTGTATATTAATTTAGTCTTGGCAAAAATTTATGTGAGAGTATCTGGTCGGATCaagatcaaatataataattatattgaaatatgtaatactaattgatggatttaattaacccggagTGGTCCGAATCATTAAATCctataaataaaggaaaaatgc
This region of Ipomoea triloba cultivar NCNSP0323 chromosome 15, ASM357664v1 genomic DNA includes:
- the LOC116006315 gene encoding disease resistance protein RGA2-like, which translates into the protein MTIVVDKVLEDQVAQGVNALVQTVAYNVKLVRGIDSEIKDLTSDIQTFSARLIEASKNSWANDHQVLRVVVKKFGTVVNEAQDTIADYLALKGKHVDNVFSKSLDKIPFCGKIKDFASEIQSIRAKLAKIRQDHGKELLHLMTYKINEQNKGLLTLQVRPTVEKDKVFGFENDMNTIKGFIEAPDNFIVIPIVGITGSGKTILASMIFEEQKCIPENFNKCIWVNVSQGFDRKQKFIDIIYQITNSREDISTMTEEGLAR